One Bradyrhizobium sp. CCGB12 genomic window carries:
- a CDS encoding ABC transporter ATP-binding protein: MTIALETRNLEKQFGGLRVTRDLSLKVEQGARHALIGPNGAGKTTVINQLTGVLKPNSGRILLEGEDITDLPVHKRVLRGLSRTFQINQLYPDLTPLETIGLAVSERLGHGGDWWRRMGTRSDVNSEIADLLTRFHLLDVMNEQTVTLPYGKQRLLEIAVAIAAKPRVLLLDEPAAGVPESERHDILAVVGSLPRDVTVLLIEHDMDLVFSFADRISVLVSGALLTEGPPEQVARDPQVKAVYLGEEAVNV, from the coding sequence ATGACCATCGCGCTCGAAACCCGGAATCTCGAAAAGCAGTTCGGCGGCCTGCGCGTTACCCGCGACCTGTCCTTGAAGGTCGAGCAGGGCGCCCGCCACGCGCTGATCGGCCCGAACGGCGCCGGCAAGACCACCGTCATCAACCAGCTCACCGGCGTGCTCAAGCCGAACTCGGGCCGCATCCTGCTCGAAGGCGAGGACATCACCGACCTGCCCGTGCACAAGCGCGTGCTGCGCGGCCTGTCGCGCACCTTCCAGATCAACCAGCTCTATCCCGACCTGACCCCGCTTGAAACCATCGGCCTTGCCGTTTCCGAGCGTCTCGGCCATGGCGGCGACTGGTGGCGGCGGATGGGCACGCGGAGCGACGTCAATAGCGAGATCGCCGATCTGCTCACGCGCTTCCATCTGCTCGACGTCATGAACGAGCAGACCGTGACGCTGCCTTACGGCAAGCAGCGCCTGCTCGAGATCGCGGTCGCGATCGCCGCCAAGCCGCGCGTGCTGCTGCTGGACGAGCCTGCCGCCGGCGTGCCCGAGAGCGAGCGCCACGACATCCTCGCGGTCGTAGGCAGCCTGCCGCGCGACGTCACCGTGCTCTTGATCGAACACGACATGGACCTCGTCTTCTCCTTTGCCGATCGCATCTCGGTGCTGGTCTCTGGCGCGTTGCTGACCGAAGGCCCGCCCGAGCAGGTCGCGCGCGATCCCCAGGTCAAGGCGGTCTATCTCGGCGAGGAGGCGGTCAATGTCTGA
- a CDS encoding ABC transporter ATP-binding protein, with product MSDLLAIDALRAGYGEAVVLPNMSLRLAEGQVLALLGRNGTGKTTLINSIVGVTRRFSGTVALAGTDVTSLRADQRARAGIGWVPQERNIFRSLTVEENMTAVAQPGPWTVEKVYEMFPRLKERRSNFGNQLSGGEQQMLAIGRALTLNPKVLLLDEPTEGLAPIIVEELLKAIGAITRAGGICSIIVEQNAQKILGLADRVVILERGTIVHDAPSAALKADPSVLERHLGVAGAAAH from the coding sequence ATGTCTGACCTGCTCGCGATCGATGCACTTCGCGCCGGTTATGGCGAGGCGGTGGTCCTGCCCAACATGTCCTTGCGCCTCGCCGAGGGGCAGGTGTTGGCGCTGCTCGGCCGCAACGGCACCGGCAAGACCACGCTGATCAACTCCATCGTCGGCGTCACCCGCCGCTTCTCCGGCACCGTTGCGCTTGCCGGCACGGATGTCACCTCGCTCCGAGCCGACCAGCGGGCGCGCGCCGGCATCGGCTGGGTGCCGCAGGAGCGCAACATCTTCCGCTCGCTCACGGTGGAGGAGAACATGACCGCGGTGGCGCAGCCCGGCCCCTGGACGGTCGAGAAGGTCTACGAGATGTTCCCGCGGCTGAAGGAGCGGCGGAGCAATTTTGGCAACCAGCTCTCCGGCGGTGAGCAGCAGATGCTGGCGATCGGCCGCGCGCTGACCCTCAACCCGAAAGTGCTGCTGCTGGACGAGCCGACCGAGGGCCTCGCCCCCATCATCGTCGAGGAGCTGCTCAAGGCGATCGGCGCCATCACCCGGGCGGGCGGCATCTGCTCGATCATCGTCGAGCAGAATGCTCAAAAGATTCTGGGGCTGGCCGACCGCGTTGTGATATTGGAGCGCGGAACGATCGTCCACGACGCCCCGAGCGCCGCGCTGAAGGCCGACCCCTCGGTCCTGGAGCGTCACCTCGGTGTCGCCGGAGCGGCCGCTCACTAG
- a CDS encoding YbfB/YjiJ family MFS transporter encodes MTNADTKRQVRPRSHERPGSTSQRTWRYAVAGLSASLVGLGLARFSYTPLIPALIAAKWFSASDVVYLGAANLAGYLAGALAARALATRIGAVRALRAMMLLATVSFFASSAPVSFTWFFVWRFLSGFTGGIIMVLAASVILPHISAARRGIVGGVIFAGVGLGVAASGTLLPLLLQQGLQQSWYGLGVLSAVLTLASWWNWPLEVKADAVPSHQATPHHASPAARALLIQYGLNAVALVPHMVFIVDFVARGLGQGIAAGSRYWVLYGLGAIVGPLITGHLGDRSGFGPALRAAFLIEAAAVLLPTVSTAPLSLIVSSVVVGGFTPGIVPLVLGRIHELVPHSTEQQRATWSHATTSFALFQAAAAYGFSWIYAQTGGDYLVLFGLGGCAAVLALAIDLGLALTTRKA; translated from the coding sequence ATGACGAACGCAGATACAAAGCGGCAAGTCCGGCCCCGGTCGCATGAGCGACCGGGTTCGACATCCCAACGAACCTGGCGCTATGCGGTGGCGGGCTTGTCCGCCTCACTGGTTGGACTCGGCCTCGCCCGCTTTTCCTATACGCCGCTGATCCCGGCCCTGATTGCGGCAAAGTGGTTCAGCGCGTCCGACGTCGTCTATCTCGGTGCGGCGAACCTTGCCGGCTATCTCGCCGGGGCGCTCGCGGCACGAGCCTTGGCCACCCGGATCGGCGCGGTCCGCGCGCTGCGGGCGATGATGCTGCTCGCCACCGTATCCTTCTTCGCGAGCTCAGCCCCGGTGTCGTTCACCTGGTTCTTTGTGTGGCGGTTTCTCTCAGGCTTCACCGGCGGCATCATCATGGTGCTCGCGGCATCCGTCATTTTGCCGCATATCTCGGCCGCGAGGCGCGGCATCGTCGGCGGCGTGATCTTTGCGGGCGTTGGCCTCGGCGTCGCCGCTTCTGGCACGCTCTTGCCGCTGCTCCTGCAACAAGGCTTGCAGCAGAGCTGGTACGGGCTCGGCGTGCTCTCCGCCGTGCTGACGCTCGCGAGCTGGTGGAACTGGCCTCTCGAAGTCAAGGCCGATGCTGTCCCTTCGCATCAGGCGACGCCTCATCACGCCTCGCCCGCCGCCCGCGCGTTGCTGATCCAATATGGCCTCAACGCGGTGGCGCTGGTCCCGCACATGGTCTTCATCGTCGACTTCGTAGCGCGTGGCCTAGGCCAGGGCATTGCCGCGGGATCGCGCTACTGGGTGCTCTACGGTCTCGGCGCGATCGTCGGCCCGCTAATCACCGGCCATCTCGGCGACAGGTCAGGCTTCGGTCCGGCGCTCCGCGCGGCCTTCCTGATCGAGGCAGCTGCCGTGCTGCTTCCGACCGTCAGCACCGCGCCTCTATCGCTGATCGTGTCGAGTGTCGTGGTCGGCGGCTTCACGCCGGGGATCGTGCCGCTGGTGCTCGGACGCATCCATGAGCTCGTCCCGCACTCCACCGAGCAGCAGCGCGCGACATGGAGCCACGCCACGACAAGCTTTGCGCTGTTCCAGGCGGCCGCAGCCTACGGCTTCTCCTGGATCTACGCGCAGACCGGCGGCGACTATCTCGTTCTGTTCGGTCTGGGCGGATGCGCCGCGGTGCTCGCGCTCGCGATCGACCTTGGCCTCGCGCTTACCACGCGCAAGGCATAA
- the metK gene encoding methionine adenosyltransferase yields the protein MRASYLFTSESVSEGHPDKVCDRISDEIVDLFYREGPKAGIDPWQIRAACETLATTNKVVIAGETRGPKSVTNEQIESVVRGAIKDIGYEQDGFHWKTCDIEILLHPQSADIAQGVDALQPGEVKEEGAGDQGIMFGYATNETPDLMPAPIFYAHKILRLISEARHSGREKVLGPDSKSQVTVQYENGKPVGVREIVVSHQHLVEDISSKQIRDIVEPYVREALPKDWITPKTIWHINPTGKFYIGGPDGDSGLTGRKIIVDTYGGAAPHGGGAFSGKDPTKVDRSAAYAARYVAKNIVAAGLADRCTLQLAYAIGVARPLSIYIDTHGTGKVSEDQLEKAAAKAMDLTPRGIRTHLDLNRPIYARTSAYGHFGRTPDNEGGFSWEKTDLVEPLKRAL from the coding sequence ATGCGCGCGTCCTATCTCTTCACCAGCGAGTCCGTGTCCGAGGGCCATCCGGACAAGGTCTGTGACCGGATCTCCGATGAGATCGTCGACCTGTTCTATCGTGAAGGGCCGAAGGCCGGCATCGATCCCTGGCAGATCCGCGCCGCCTGCGAGACGCTCGCGACCACCAACAAGGTGGTGATCGCCGGCGAGACCCGCGGTCCGAAGTCGGTGACCAACGAGCAGATCGAGAGCGTGGTCCGCGGCGCGATCAAGGACATCGGCTACGAGCAGGACGGTTTCCACTGGAAGACCTGCGACATCGAGATCCTGCTGCATCCGCAGTCGGCCGACATCGCCCAGGGCGTCGATGCGCTTCAGCCCGGCGAGGTCAAGGAAGAAGGCGCGGGCGACCAGGGCATCATGTTCGGCTACGCCACCAACGAGACGCCCGATTTGATGCCGGCGCCGATCTTCTACGCCCACAAGATCCTGCGCCTCATCTCCGAAGCGCGCCACTCCGGCCGCGAGAAAGTGCTGGGCCCGGACTCCAAGAGCCAGGTGACCGTGCAGTACGAGAACGGCAAGCCGGTCGGCGTGCGCGAGATCGTGGTCTCGCACCAGCATCTGGTCGAGGACATCTCGTCGAAGCAGATCCGCGACATCGTCGAGCCCTATGTGCGCGAGGCGCTGCCGAAGGACTGGATCACGCCAAAGACGATCTGGCACATCAACCCGACTGGCAAGTTCTACATCGGCGGTCCCGACGGTGACTCCGGCCTGACTGGCCGCAAGATCATCGTCGACACCTATGGCGGAGCGGCCCCGCATGGCGGCGGCGCGTTCTCCGGCAAGGATCCGACCAAGGTCGACCGCTCCGCGGCCTACGCCGCGCGCTACGTCGCCAAGAATATCGTCGCCGCCGGTCTTGCCGACCGCTGCACGCTGCAGCTCGCCTACGCCATCGGCGTGGCGCGTCCGCTGTCGATCTACATCGACACCCACGGCACCGGTAAAGTGTCGGAGGACCAGCTCGAGAAGGCCGCCGCCAAGGCGATGGATCTCACGCCCCGTGGCATCCGCACCCATCTCGACCTCAACCGCCCGATCTACGCGCGCACCTCGGCTTACGGCCATTTCGGCCGCACGCCCGACAATGAGGGCGGCTTCTCCTGGGAGAAGACCGATCTCGTCGAGCCGCTCAAGCGCGCGCTCTAA
- a CDS encoding cobalamin-independent methionine synthase II family protein: protein MQRTKAPFRADEVGSLLRPAKIKEARSRLEKGEISADDLRKIEDMEIEKVVHKQASIGLKLATDGEFRRSWWHFDFLAKLTGCELFHPDTGIQFTGVQTRHDAVRVIDKLDFPDDHPMLDHFRFLKKSADQAHVTAKMTIPSPAVLHFRGGRKSISKDVYPDLDAFYEDLGKTYRKAVKAFYDAGCRYLQFDDTVWAYLCSQDELQKARERGDSPDGLQQIYARIINYALAEKPADMVVTTHVCRGNFRSTWISSGGYEPVAETMLAGTNYDGYFLEYDSDRAGGFEPLRFLPKGNKVVVVGVITSKFGELENKDDIKRRLEEAAKFAPLEQLALSPQCGFASTEEGNILSEEEQWAKLGLAVEIAKEVWGQ from the coding sequence ATGCAGCGAACCAAAGCCCCCTTCCGCGCCGACGAGGTCGGCAGCCTCCTGCGTCCCGCCAAGATCAAGGAGGCCCGCAGCCGTCTCGAGAAGGGCGAGATCTCGGCCGACGATCTGCGCAAGATCGAGGACATGGAGATCGAGAAGGTCGTGCACAAGCAGGCCTCGATTGGCTTGAAGCTCGCAACCGACGGCGAATTCCGCCGCTCCTGGTGGCATTTCGACTTCCTGGCCAAGCTCACCGGCTGCGAGCTGTTCCACCCCGACACCGGCATCCAGTTCACGGGCGTGCAGACCCGTCACGACGCGGTCCGCGTGATCGACAAGCTCGACTTCCCCGACGACCATCCGATGCTGGACCACTTCCGCTTCCTGAAGAAGTCCGCCGACCAGGCCCACGTCACCGCCAAGATGACGATCCCGTCGCCCGCAGTGCTGCACTTCCGCGGCGGCCGCAAGTCGATCTCCAAGGACGTCTATCCCGATCTCGACGCCTTCTACGAGGATCTCGGCAAGACCTATCGCAAGGCGGTGAAGGCGTTCTACGACGCCGGCTGCCGCTATCTCCAGTTCGACGACACCGTGTGGGCCTATCTCTGCTCGCAGGACGAATTGCAGAAGGCGCGCGAGCGCGGCGACAGTCCCGACGGCCTTCAGCAGATCTATGCGCGCATCATCAACTACGCGCTGGCCGAGAAGCCCGCCGACATGGTGGTGACGACGCATGTCTGCCGCGGCAATTTCCGCTCCACCTGGATTTCCTCGGGCGGCTACGAGCCGGTGGCCGAGACCATGCTCGCCGGCACCAATTACGACGGCTATTTCCTCGAATACGACAGCGACCGCGCCGGTGGCTTCGAGCCGCTGCGCTTCCTGCCCAAGGGCAACAAGGTCGTCGTGGTCGGCGTCATCACCTCGAAGTTCGGCGAGCTCGAGAACAAGGACGACATCAAGCGCCGGCTGGAAGAGGCCGCCAAGTTTGCTCCGCTGGAGCAGCTTGCGCTGTCGCCGCAATGCGGTTTTGCCTCGACCGAGGAAGGCAACATCCTCTCCGAGGAGGAGCAGTGGGCCAAGCTCGGCCTCGCGGTCGAGATCGCAAAGGAAGTGTGGGGCCAGTAA
- a CDS encoding NAD(P)/FAD-dependent oxidoreductase, with protein MAEAKEHFDVLIVGAGLSGIGAGYHLQTKCPTKSYVILEGRDCIGGTWDLFRYPGIRSDSDMFTLGYSFKPWTDPKAIADGPQILNYVRETAAENGIEKHIRFRHRVKRASWSTPDARWTVEAERMTGEGATELVRFTCNFLFMCSGYYKYEAGYTPAFKGTSDFAGRIVHPQKWTEDIDYEGKRVVVIGSGATAVTLVPELAKTAAKVTMLQRSPTYVVSRPAQDPVANKLRRNLPTRLAYHVIRWRNVMWGMFFFQLSRRRPDKVKNLILGGVRMALGPDYDVATHFTPRYNPWDQRLCLVPDGDLFKAIREQRAAVTTNEIDTFTRDGIRLKDGSELAADIIVTATGLVLQVVGGLEVSVDGRAVDFAKTLTYKGMMYADVPNMASAFGYTNASWTLKCDLTCEYVCRLINYMDRHNFRQCMPHNDDPEITAQPSLDFTSGYVQRSIAKMPKQGSKQPWRLYQNYALDIVSLRFGKIDDGVMQYS; from the coding sequence ATGGCTGAAGCCAAAGAACATTTCGACGTCCTCATCGTCGGTGCCGGCCTTTCCGGCATCGGCGCGGGCTATCATTTGCAGACGAAGTGCCCGACCAAGAGTTACGTCATCCTGGAGGGGCGCGACTGCATCGGCGGCACCTGGGATCTGTTTCGCTATCCCGGCATCCGTTCCGACAGCGACATGTTCACGCTCGGCTATTCGTTCAAGCCGTGGACCGATCCGAAGGCAATCGCCGACGGGCCGCAGATCCTGAACTATGTGCGCGAGACAGCGGCCGAGAACGGCATCGAGAAGCACATCCGCTTCCGCCACCGCGTCAAGCGCGCGTCCTGGTCGACGCCGGACGCGCGCTGGACCGTCGAGGCCGAGCGCATGACAGGCGAGGGCGCGACCGAACTCGTGCGCTTCACCTGCAATTTCCTGTTCATGTGCTCGGGCTATTACAAATACGAGGCCGGCTACACGCCGGCGTTCAAGGGCACCTCGGATTTCGCCGGCCGCATCGTGCATCCGCAGAAATGGACCGAGGACATCGACTATGAGGGAAAACGCGTCGTCGTGATCGGCTCGGGCGCGACCGCGGTGACGCTGGTGCCGGAGCTGGCCAAGACGGCGGCAAAGGTCACCATGCTGCAGCGCTCGCCGACCTATGTGGTGTCGCGCCCTGCGCAGGATCCCGTCGCCAACAAACTGCGCCGCAATCTGCCGACGCGGCTTGCCTATCATGTCATCCGCTGGCGCAACGTGATGTGGGGGATGTTCTTCTTCCAGCTCAGCCGGCGCCGGCCGGACAAGGTAAAAAACCTGATCCTCGGTGGCGTGCGGATGGCGCTCGGGCCGGACTACGACGTCGCCACCCATTTCACGCCACGCTACAATCCCTGGGACCAGCGGCTTTGCCTCGTGCCCGATGGTGATCTCTTCAAGGCGATCCGCGAGCAGCGCGCCGCCGTCACCACCAACGAGATCGATACGTTTACGCGCGACGGTATTCGTCTGAAGGACGGCAGCGAGCTTGCCGCCGACATCATCGTGACCGCGACGGGGCTGGTGCTGCAGGTCGTCGGCGGCCTCGAGGTCAGCGTCGACGGCCGCGCCGTCGATTTCGCCAAGACGCTGACCTACAAGGGCATGATGTATGCGGACGTGCCGAACATGGCCTCCGCGTTCGGTTACACCAATGCGTCCTGGACGCTGAAATGCGATCTCACCTGCGAATATGTCTGCCGGCTCATCAACTACATGGACCGGCACAATTTCCGCCAGTGCATGCCGCACAACGACGACCCCGAGATCACCGCGCAGCCCTCGCTCGATTTCACCTCGGGCTATGTGCAGCGCTCGATTGCCAAGATGCCGAAGCAGGGCTCGAAGCAGCCGTGGCGGCTCTACCAGAACTATGCGCTCGACATCGTCTCCTTGCGCTTCGGCAAGATCGACGACGGCGTGATGCAATATTCCTGA
- the ahcY gene encoding adenosylhomocysteinase: MNAKPGFTDYIVKDISLADFGRKELSLAETEMPGLMATREEYGPKQPLKGARIAGSLHMTIQTGVLIETLAALGADIRWVSCNIYSTQDHAAAAIAAAGIPVFAVKGESLTEYWDYTAKLFDWHGGGHPNMILDDGGDATMYVHLGLRAEKGDTAFLDKPGSEEEEIFFALLKKQLKEKPKGYFAEIAKSIKGVSEETTTGVHRLYDMQKAGTLLWPAINVNDSVTKSKFDNLYGCRESLVDGIRRGTDVMLSGKVAMVAGFGDVGKGSAASLRQAGCRVMVSEVDPICALQAAMEGYEVVTMEDAAPRADIFVTATGNKDIITIEHMRAMKDRAIVCNIGHFDNEIQIASLRNLKWTNIKPQVDEIEFPDKHRIIMLSEGRLVNLGNAMGHPSFVMSASFTNQTLAQIELFANNKDGKYKKEVYVLPKSLDEKVARLHLAKIGVKLTELRKDQADYIGVKQEGPYKSDHYRY; encoded by the coding sequence ATGAACGCGAAGCCCGGCTTCACCGATTACATCGTCAAGGACATTTCGCTCGCCGATTTCGGCCGCAAGGAGCTCTCGCTCGCCGAGACCGAGATGCCCGGCCTGATGGCCACCCGCGAAGAATACGGCCCGAAGCAGCCGCTGAAGGGCGCGCGTATCGCCGGCTCGCTGCACATGACGATCCAGACCGGCGTGCTGATCGAGACGCTGGCCGCGCTCGGCGCCGACATTCGCTGGGTCTCCTGCAACATCTATTCGACGCAGGACCACGCCGCCGCGGCGATCGCCGCCGCCGGCATTCCGGTGTTCGCCGTCAAGGGCGAGAGCTTGACCGAGTACTGGGACTACACCGCAAAACTGTTCGACTGGCACGGTGGCGGTCACCCGAACATGATCCTCGATGACGGCGGCGACGCCACCATGTACGTCCATCTCGGTCTGCGGGCCGAGAAAGGCGACACCGCCTTCCTCGACAAGCCCGGCTCCGAGGAAGAGGAAATCTTCTTCGCGCTTTTGAAGAAGCAGCTCAAGGAAAAGCCGAAGGGCTACTTCGCCGAGATCGCCAAGAGCATCAAGGGCGTCTCCGAAGAGACCACCACGGGCGTGCATCGTCTCTATGACATGCAGAAGGCCGGCACGCTGCTGTGGCCGGCGATCAACGTCAACGACAGCGTCACCAAGTCGAAGTTTGACAACCTCTATGGCTGCCGTGAATCGCTGGTCGACGGCATCCGCCGCGGCACTGACGTCATGCTGTCGGGCAAGGTCGCGATGGTCGCGGGCTTCGGCGACGTCGGCAAGGGCTCGGCCGCTTCGCTGCGCCAGGCCGGCTGCCGCGTCATGGTGTCCGAAGTCGATCCGATCTGCGCGCTGCAGGCCGCGATGGAAGGCTACGAGGTCGTGACCATGGAAGACGCCGCGCCCCGCGCCGACATCTTCGTCACCGCGACCGGCAACAAGGACATCATCACCATCGAGCACATGCGCGCGATGAAGGATCGCGCCATCGTCTGCAACATCGGTCACTTCGACAACGAGATCCAGATCGCGTCTCTGCGCAATCTGAAGTGGACCAACATCAAGCCGCAGGTCGACGAGATCGAGTTCCCCGACAAGCACCGCATCATCATGCTGTCGGAAGGCCGCCTCGTGAACCTCGGCAACGCGATGGGCCATCCGTCCTTCGTGATGTCGGCCTCCTTCACCAACCAGACGCTGGCGCAGATCGAGCTGTTCGCCAACAACAAGGACGGCAAGTACAAGAAGGAAGTCTACGTGCTGCCCAAGTCCCTCGACGAGAAGGTCGCCCGCCTGCACCTCGCCAAGATCGGCGTCAAGCTCACCGAGCTGCGCAAGGATCAGGCCGACTACATCGGCGTCAAGCAGGAAGGTCCGTACAAGAGCGATCACTATCGCTACTGA
- a CDS encoding nuclear transport factor 2 family protein yields MSSEANVQLLKEAYRRWNDSKGGSVDYWFDSVIGPQIKFESLSQGAPALPFANCYDDRAKLRGYFDGLLADWSMRHYTMNEYVAQGDAVFARGSCAWTNKKTGKVAETPKVDFWRFKDGKAIEFYEYFDTAIVYNAATA; encoded by the coding sequence ATGTCCAGCGAAGCCAACGTTCAGTTGCTCAAGGAAGCCTATCGGCGGTGGAATGACAGCAAGGGCGGCAGCGTCGATTATTGGTTCGACAGCGTCATCGGCCCGCAGATCAAATTCGAATCGCTTTCGCAGGGGGCTCCCGCGCTGCCCTTTGCCAATTGTTATGACGACCGCGCCAAGCTGCGCGGCTATTTCGACGGACTGCTGGCTGACTGGAGCATGCGGCACTACACCATGAATGAATACGTCGCGCAGGGTGACGCAGTTTTCGCGCGCGGCTCATGTGCCTGGACCAACAAAAAGACCGGGAAGGTCGCTGAGACCCCGAAGGTCGATTTCTGGCGCTTCAAGGACGGCAAGGCGATCGAATTCTACGAGTATTTCGACACCGCTATTGTCTACAACGCTGCCACCGCCTGA
- a CDS encoding SDR family NAD(P)-dependent oxidoreductase gives MGIEQKVAIITGASQGIGAALVQGFRDRNYRVVAMARSIKPSNDDDVLSVAGDITDWTTAERVVSQAIARFGRIDTLVNNAGIFVAKPFTQYTAEDYAAVMGINVAGFFRITQLALAEMEKQGSGHVVQITTSLVDQANSNVPSVLASLSKGGLNAATKSLAIEYAARGIRVNAVSPGVVKTPMHPVETHAQLSTLNAMGQMGEMTDIVDAVLYLERASFVTGEILHVDGGQSAGH, from the coding sequence ATGGGTATCGAGCAGAAGGTTGCCATCATCACCGGTGCTTCGCAGGGCATCGGCGCGGCCCTGGTCCAGGGTTTTCGCGACCGCAATTATCGTGTCGTCGCCATGGCGCGCTCCATCAAGCCATCGAACGACGACGACGTCCTCTCCGTTGCCGGCGACATCACGGACTGGACCACGGCCGAGCGCGTGGTCTCGCAGGCCATTGCCCGGTTCGGGCGCATCGACACGCTGGTCAACAATGCCGGCATCTTCGTTGCCAAGCCGTTCACCCAGTACACGGCCGAGGACTACGCGGCGGTGATGGGCATCAACGTCGCGGGCTTCTTCCGCATCACCCAACTTGCTCTCGCCGAGATGGAGAAGCAGGGCTCGGGGCACGTCGTCCAGATCACCACCAGCCTGGTCGATCAGGCCAATTCGAACGTGCCCTCGGTGCTGGCCTCGCTGAGCAAAGGTGGACTCAACGCCGCCACCAAGTCGCTCGCGATCGAATACGCCGCACGCGGCATCCGCGTGAACGCGGTGTCGCCCGGCGTGGTCAAGACGCCGATGCATCCGGTCGAGACGCATGCCCAGCTGAGCACTTTGAATGCGATGGGCCAGATGGGTGAGATGACCGACATCGTCGACGCCGTGCTCTATCTCGAGCGTGCCTCCTTCGTCACCGGCGAGATCCTGCATGTCGATGGCGGTCAGAGCGCTGGCCATTGA
- a CDS encoding caspase family protein: MRRLLVALCLLTVAPWPAPAFAQARNQLGPLCTTATTPADQMVDACSKIIALKVFRGEQLATVYFWRAVGWNKKGDYAKVITDATEAIRLQPSQAVFNLRGSAYYDKGDYDIAIADFDDALKLGPPSAIIFHNRGNAWRGKRDYAKAIADYDISIKADPKSAFSFQNRGISKEALGDLDGALADINQAIRLDPTLPQPLINRTAIWRAKGELDRAIADGSDAIRLAKDKPPVNIMTPPNSVLISGYIHRALAYEAKGEYAHAREDYRATLAIVASDAGSKANQATAKVRLSLLTDASAPIPRDPPSPTAQPATASTTQQAGPATTPSPAPVALGRRMALVIGNGAYAHVKALPNPPNDARAVAKSLRDIGFTVSEGIDLDRATMQKVTRAFLREAARAQVAVVYYAGHGIQVEGRNYLIPVDVELKPGANMTEAMIDTDTIMAGLDDQVRTNILIFDACRNNPMAQQVAAAGTNRAIEGVSGLAAPTSLGAGATLGAGTLIAFATAPGQVALDGEGANSPFSAALSRHIGTPGLEVQQMLTRVRAEVVSTTKNKQVPWSNSSLLGEVYLAEK; the protein is encoded by the coding sequence ATGCGCCGCCTACTCGTCGCGCTCTGCCTGCTCACCGTCGCGCCGTGGCCCGCACCCGCCTTCGCGCAGGCGCGCAATCAACTCGGCCCGCTCTGCACCACCGCGACCACGCCCGCAGACCAGATGGTCGACGCCTGCAGCAAGATCATCGCGCTGAAGGTGTTTAGGGGCGAGCAGCTCGCAACGGTCTACTTCTGGCGTGCGGTCGGGTGGAACAAGAAGGGCGACTACGCCAAGGTCATCACTGATGCCACGGAAGCGATCCGGCTCCAGCCGAGCCAGGCGGTCTTCAATCTCAGGGGATCGGCCTATTACGACAAGGGCGACTACGACATCGCGATCGCGGACTTCGACGACGCACTGAAGCTCGGCCCGCCCAGCGCCATCATTTTCCACAATCGCGGCAATGCCTGGCGCGGCAAGCGCGACTATGCCAAGGCCATTGCCGACTACGACATCTCGATCAAGGCCGATCCGAAATCGGCATTCTCGTTCCAGAATCGCGGCATCTCGAAGGAGGCGCTTGGCGATCTCGACGGCGCGCTCGCCGACATCAATCAGGCAATCCGGCTCGATCCGACGCTGCCGCAGCCGCTGATCAACCGCACCGCGATCTGGCGCGCCAAGGGCGAGCTCGATCGCGCCATCGCCGACGGCAGCGACGCGATCCGGCTCGCCAAGGACAAGCCGCCGGTCAACATCATGACGCCGCCCAACAGCGTGCTGATCTCCGGCTACATCCATCGCGCGCTCGCCTATGAGGCGAAGGGCGAGTATGCGCATGCAAGGGAGGACTACAGGGCGACGCTGGCGATCGTGGCTTCCGATGCCGGCAGCAAGGCCAACCAGGCCACCGCGAAGGTGCGGCTGTCGCTGCTGACGGATGCGAGCGCGCCGATCCCGCGCGATCCGCCGTCACCGACGGCGCAGCCGGCAACCGCCTCCACTACGCAGCAGGCGGGCCCGGCGACGACGCCCTCGCCCGCACCGGTCGCCCTGGGCAGACGCATGGCCCTGGTGATCGGCAATGGCGCGTATGCGCATGTCAAGGCGCTGCCCAATCCCCCCAACGATGCGCGCGCCGTGGCCAAGAGCCTGCGCGACATCGGCTTCACGGTGTCGGAGGGCATCGACCTCGACCGCGCCACGATGCAGAAGGTGACGCGTGCCTTCCTGCGTGAGGCAGCGCGAGCGCAGGTCGCGGTCGTCTACTACGCAGGCCACGGCATCCAGGTCGAGGGCCGCAACTATCTCATCCCCGTCGACGTCGAGCTCAAGCCGGGTGCGAACATGACGGAGGCGATGATCGATACAGACACGATCATGGCCGGCCTCGACGACCAGGTCCGCACCAACATCCTGATCTTCGACGCCTGCCGCAACAATCCGATGGCGCAGCAGGTGGCCGCCGCCGGCACCAACCGCGCCATCGAAGGCGTTTCCGGACTTGCTGCACCGACGAGCTTAGGTGCTGGCGCGACGTTGGGGGCCGGCACGCTGATCGCCTTTGCCACCGCCCCGGGCCAGGTCGCGCTCGACGGCGAAGGCGCGAACTCGCCGTTCTCCGCCGCGCTCTCGCGTCACATCGGCACACCGGGCCTGGAAGTGCAGCAGATGCTGACCCGGGTGCGGGCCGAGGTGGTCTCGACCACGAAGAACAAGCAGGTGCCGTGGTCGAATTCGTCGTTGTTGGGTGAGGTTTATCTGGCGGAGAAGTGA